The window GTTTTCAGTCTGCACTTTGTAATATTTTCGTCTTGCCTTTTGTTTAgagggaaaaaagaaagaagtcaaGAAAGAGACAGGTCTTGGTCTCTCTTCCAAGAAAGATGAGAACTTTGGGGAGTGGTATTCTGAGGTAAGATTGGAATGTTCAACTATTAGAGATGCTAAATGTGATATTCATGGGTGCTTCTGAGGTTATTTTGCTTTGTGAAAAAAAAGAGTTGGAATATGAGCTTCCAGATGCTTCAAGCAATCCAATTTTTCTAAAGTTACATCCCCCCCCTCTTCCCCAAAAGCTTATTTATTTAATGTCTTTCACTTGGCATTACAAAACTAGTTAGTGCATGACATGGAGGTACCTAATTGAGGATTTCTTGGCGCCATGTTGGGCAGGGCAAGATTAGTTTCTACTCATCTCTTTTTATTTCTAGTCCATTTTCTGCACATTTCTCCATCTTCTTTGTTCCTGTATTGTTTTGGCGGTGCAagtcttttgtctttattaactTTCAACAGAGCCGGAATTGATTTTCCTTGATCCCTAATATGCATCAAAAGAATCTTTGGATAACATAGGCCAACCTGAAATTCCTTGGCAAAGACCTCTATAAGCTGTTCTATTATTTCATAGAATCAATGTCCCTGGCGGCAAGTAGATCATTCATGTGCAAACATAACCGAAAAAGAAAGCTTCCCTTTTGTTACCAACCTTCTTCCCTTACTGGTGTTTTAAACCTGCCTGTATCTCCAGTTTGTTAGTAAGTTTAATGCACTCTATCAGACAAGTACTATAAGTGAATAGCTCAATGTCATGTACGTTTTCAACAACAATTGACTTTGGTATATATCTGCTTACTTGTGTGATGCATTTCTTAAGATTCCTGCTCTTTTTATGTACTTCCTGTCATATTGCATTTACAAGTTCCTTTTTATCACATATCATGATTTTTACTCCTCCTTGACTAATAATTGTAGGTGGTTGTTAGTGGTGAAATGATTGAGTACTATGATATTTCTGGCTGCTATATCTTACGGCCATGGGCAATGTCCATCTGGGAGATATTGCAAGTAAGTATGTCCCTCAAACTGATTGTTTTGTGTGGGCCTTATTCAGGATTGAATTCTTTTTTATGTCAGCTAAGTTGACAATTCTTTTGAAAAGGAGATGTTATCTACATGACTGACAATTTTTCACCCCTTTCTTCATTACATTTACAATGCATTCTTAATTCTGTTTCCAGGCCTTTTTTGATGCTGaaattaagaagatgaagatAAAGAACTCCTACTTCCCTCTTTTTGTGTCCCCTGGTGTTCTACAAAAGGAAAAGGACCACATAGAAGGATTTGCTCCTGAGGTGAGGTGAGGCTCTTGTTGGCAAACTCGAGTTATTTTTTCACTCTGTGAAGCACTGGGAAGGCTTTGTGTTTTTTTTTACACCTCTTTGTTTCCTTTCCATTTTCTGTCTTTTCGTTTTATGACACCTTGATTTGTGAAACTGGATTTTATCTTCCAAAATATGTATATAAGCTGTTGCTGCTGcttttattcttctttcttcAAGGGATAATAGTAAAATGTGAAAAGGACTTCCCACTTTCTACTCTCTTAAATTTCCTTCAAAGGCATCATATAGTATAGAAAGTTACCACATATTTGGGTGATGTATGATTCCTAGATGTAAGATACTTTGTTCAGTTGTATTGTTAATTTCAATAACGGTAACTTCTATCATGGTCTTCAGTTTGTAGCATCCTCTTAAGCAATCTAAAACTGTATAGCATTTGTTCATCTACTATGCTCTATAACCGGTTGTCATCATTCTTTAGGTTGCTTGGGTTACAAAATCTGGAGAATCTGATCTGGAAGTCCCCATTGCGATTCGACCAACAAGTGAAACAGTGATGTATCCTTATTTCTCTAAGTGGATAAGGGGACACCGTGACTTGCCCTTGAGACTTAACCAGTGGTGCAACGTTGTGCGGTGGGAGTTTAGCAACCCAACCCCCTTCATCAGGTTTGCTTTTTGAGTTAATTCTTTTACCTGTCTCACATCAGAAAGTTGATGTGCTCTATCTGCAACTTTGTTTTGCAACTTGTTTAAGCTAATCAAATCCTACGTTCATCTTTCTGGGGAGGATGGACCTAATTGTTATCTCCTTTCTTCTACCTGCTCCGCATGTATATTTAGCTTATTCGTTATAAACATCAACCTTCTATTCATTTGAGATCATCAAGCTGTGTGTAACACTCCTTGCCTGTGTTCCTTACTCAGGAGCCGTGAGTTTCTTTGGCAAGAAGGACACACTGCTTTTGCAACTAAGGAGGAGGCAGATGCAGATGTATTTCGGTTATATGTTACAGTATGCAATTGATCATTAAAAATTCTATACAGGTAGTATCAGTGTTTTGGAGAGCACGAAGCGCAAAAAAGCGACGAGGGCTCGCCTCACCCAAAGCGCGAAGCTCGAAGCGAAGCGCGCGCTTCACTTCAGTGAAGcgcaattttaaaattaaactaaaataagcaatgcaaagataaataaaataactaaataaacaataactcaacaaaaataaatatttaacaaatgaagctttatttataattataaataaatataagcAGGTATTTCtctattaaatataaattatattacataTCAATGTGTATCAAGTCCAATGTTGTGAAAACCGCTCGCTTCGCCTGAAAAGCGGTGAACATGCGCCTCGCTTTAAGCGACGAAGTGCGTGCTTCAAACAACATTGGGTAGTATATAGCTTGAAATATTGGATGTTAACTGAAATTtagtaatttataaaattctttttctttttatgccTACCCCGTCCTTTGCCCTATGCTTGCATTTGCTATATGATGCAAAATTAAGCTTTCTGGAGCTGTTTGCATCAGGCCATGAGGCTTATGATTGTATCATGTTTGGAAGTGCTGAATAAGCTATCCTTTCCAGTTAATATTATTCATTAAAACCTGGTATTTGATTATTCTGTTTGGGATGGTGCAGAGAAGTAGGAGAACTATAGTTTTGTTTAAGCTCAAGGCGGCACCATGATACCACTTTACTTTATAGGACAAGCAAATCCTATTTTTGTGAACAATTATTTCGAGTTACATGGACCAGCCTGCTAAGCTGTCTTGACATGGGATGATGTCAGTGCCTGCTAACCTGTCTTCGAAGGAAGATGGATAGTGATGCTGAAGCCAGGATGTAAAAATTTTGCTCTGTTAAATTTCAAATGTGGGTTATATATTACCCTTCTCATTCAGGTTTAAATTGGAGGAACAATTGTGCTGGAGGGAAGAGTGGACCCCCTTAAAGTTTTAACTTTTTGAGAAGGCTATTTTGGGATAATCCAAAAGGGAAATATGAGCAGACAAGATCTGGAGAAAACAGATTTAACTTAAATTGTACTATGGGAATTTGTCGCTATGTATACGAATCATCATCGTAAAATCAGGGACGAATATTACAAAATGCAAATAAGCCATTTTCATGTGTTTGTAATTGTCCCACTTTCTGTCAAAATCTGGGCTGTTTTAGGCTTTGCTTCATGGCAGACAGACAATTCTAATCTCTGACTTGTGCATCTTCTGTATGCGGTGATTGTCTTTTAATCTTGTCAATATTTGTCTAATCAAAAGCAAATTCATTAGTATTACCCGTCTTTTGAGAGAACTAGTTGCTTGATACTGAGGTGCCCTGATTTATCCTAGACAAGAATTAAGAATTTGATGTGTCAGCTTCTATCTTTACTACTTATTAATAAATACATGTTCTGTCGATTTTTTCAGGTTCTTGAAATCTTGGAGTTGTATAGACGTATATATGAAGACTTCTTAGCTGTTCCAGTGAGTAAGGGAAAGAAAAGCGAGCTTGAGAAGTTTGCTGGTGGACTCTATACGACTACAGTAGAGGTAGACATTATTTGGCAGTCTTTTTACTGCTGGTGAAATTGTTCTTATCTCCATTCTTTTACATTGTTCACGGTTTTGTTTGCTAGGCTTTTATCCCTAATACTGGCCGTGGTATCCAAGGTGCGACTTCACATTGTTTGGGCCAGAATTTTGCAACAATGTTTGAGATAAATTTTGAAAACGAGAAGGGAGAGAAGGCTATGGTCTGGCAGAATTCCTGGGGCTTTACAACCAGAACGGTGGATATTCCCCATTGAGAAACTCTGTATTGTGCAGTTGGTAATTCAGATGTCAATCTAACTCACCCTTCTTTTATCTGGTACTGTGACAGATTGGTGTGATGATCATGGTTCATGGAGATGATAAAGGCCTGGTCTTACCTCCTAAAGTTGCAGCAACACAAGTAATTGTTATTCCCGTGCTATACAAGGATGCTAATAATCAAGGGATCTTTGACGCCTGTGCTGCCACTGTCAAAAACTTGAACGAATCAGGTATTCGTGCTGAGGCAGATTACAGAGACAACTACTCACCTGGCTGGAAATATTCTCACTGGGAAATGAAGGGGGTTCCTCTTAGGATTGAAATAGGACCAAAAGATCTTGCAAATAATCAGGTACGAATTATAGTTACTCTCTACTGATTCAGTTGTTCATGAAAAGTAGAAATGT is drawn from Nicotiana tabacum cultivar K326 chromosome 22, ASM71507v2, whole genome shotgun sequence and contains these coding sequences:
- the LOC107795810 gene encoding proline--tRNA ligase, cytoplasmic-like isoform X1, whose translation is MAGKDSNKGKKKEVKKETGLGLSSKKDENFGEWYSEVVVSGEMIEYYDISGCYILRPWAMSIWEILQAFFDAEIKKMKIKNSYFPLFVSPGVLQKEKDHIEGFAPEVAWVTKSGESDLEVPIAIRPTSETVMYPYFSKWIRGHRDLPLRLNQWCNVVRWEFSNPTPFIRSREFLWQEGHTAFATKEEADADVFRLYVTVLEILELYRRIYEDFLAVPVSKGKKSELEKFAGGLYTTTVEAFIPNTGRGIQGATSHCLGQNFATMFEINFENEKGEKAMVWQNSWGFTTRTIGVMIMVHGDDKGLVLPPKVAATQVIVIPVLYKDANNQGIFDACAATVKNLNESGIRAEADYRDNYSPGWKYSHWEMKGVPLRIEIGPKDLANNQVRAVRRDNGAKTDITVANLVEQVNDVLASIQQNLFDVAKQKRDACVQVVKTWDEFAEAVSQKKLILAPWCDEEDVEKDVKARTKGEMGAAKTLCSPFDQPELPEGTLCFASGKPAKKWTYWGRSY
- the LOC107795810 gene encoding proline--tRNA ligase, cytoplasmic-like isoform X2; the protein is MAEGKKKEVKKETGLGLSSKKDENFGEWYSEVVVSGEMIEYYDISGCYILRPWAMSIWEILQAFFDAEIKKMKIKNSYFPLFVSPGVLQKEKDHIEGFAPEVAWVTKSGESDLEVPIAIRPTSETVMYPYFSKWIRGHRDLPLRLNQWCNVVRWEFSNPTPFIRSREFLWQEGHTAFATKEEADADVFRLYVTVLEILELYRRIYEDFLAVPVSKGKKSELEKFAGGLYTTTVEAFIPNTGRGIQGATSHCLGQNFATMFEINFENEKGEKAMVWQNSWGFTTRTIGVMIMVHGDDKGLVLPPKVAATQVIVIPVLYKDANNQGIFDACAATVKNLNESGIRAEADYRDNYSPGWKYSHWEMKGVPLRIEIGPKDLANNQVRAVRRDNGAKTDITVANLVEQVNDVLASIQQNLFDVAKQKRDACVQVVKTWDEFAEAVSQKKLILAPWCDEEDVEKDVKARTKGEMGAAKTLCSPFDQPELPEGTLCFASGKPAKKWTYWGRSY
- the LOC107795810 gene encoding proline--tRNA ligase, cytoplasmic-like isoform X3, whose protein sequence is MAGKDSNKGKKKEVKKETGLGLSSKKDENFGEWYSEVVVSGEMIEYYDISGCYILRPWAMSIWEILQAFFDAEIKKMKIKNSYFPLFVSPGVLQKEKDHIEGFAPEVAWVTKSGESDLEVPIAIRPTSETVMYPYFSKWIRGHRDLPLRLNQWCNVVRWEFSNPTPFIRSREFLWQEGHTAFATKEEADADVLEILELYRRIYEDFLAVPVSKGKKSELEKFAGGLYTTTVEAFIPNTGRGIQGATSHCLGQNFATMFEINFENEKGEKAMVWQNSWGFTTRTIGVMIMVHGDDKGLVLPPKVAATQVIVIPVLYKDANNQGIFDACAATVKNLNESGIRAEADYRDNYSPGWKYSHWEMKGVPLRIEIGPKDLANNQVRAVRRDNGAKTDITVANLVEQVNDVLASIQQNLFDVAKQKRDACVQVVKTWDEFAEAVSQKKLILAPWCDEEDVEKDVKARTKGEMGAAKTLCSPFDQPELPEGTLCFASGKPAKKWTYWGRSY
- the LOC107795810 gene encoding proline--tRNA ligase, cytoplasmic-like isoform X4, with the protein product MKIKNSYFPLFVSPGVLQKEKDHIEGFAPEVAWVTKSGESDLEVPIAIRPTSETVMYPYFSKWIRGHRDLPLRLNQWCNVVRWEFSNPTPFIRSREFLWQEGHTAFATKEEADADVFRLYVTVLEILELYRRIYEDFLAVPVSKGKKSELEKFAGGLYTTTVEAFIPNTGRGIQGATSHCLGQNFATMFEINFENEKGEKAMVWQNSWGFTTRTIGVMIMVHGDDKGLVLPPKVAATQVIVIPVLYKDANNQGIFDACAATVKNLNESGIRAEADYRDNYSPGWKYSHWEMKGVPLRIEIGPKDLANNQVRAVRRDNGAKTDITVANLVEQVNDVLASIQQNLFDVAKQKRDACVQVVKTWDEFAEAVSQKKLILAPWCDEEDVEKDVKARTKGEMGAAKTLCSPFDQPELPEGTLCFASGKPAKKWTYWGRSY